Proteins found in one Actinokineospora alba genomic segment:
- a CDS encoding class I SAM-dependent methyltransferase — protein MSTPTIDESRVEEFAGRLFDTYTQSLLTFMIDIGHRTGLFDAAANGPATSAELAARAGLRERYVREWLGALTTGGVFEYDPGTGAYTLPAEHALCLSGDGSANLAPMSLISALLGTHLDELITAFREGGGVSYDRFRPRFTSVMDAMSRGFFDGQLIDGVLPLTGDLPRRLAAGIRVADIGCGTGHAANLLAAAYPASEFVGYDLGADAIDAARAEAARLGLTNVRFEVQDVAALPSDPPFDAVFAFDAIHDQADPAGVLRAIHTALAPDGVFVMFDINASSNLEDNVGNPIAPLIYSVSVLHCMTVSLAVGGAGLGTAWGRQLAGRMLDDAGFDLVSVDDVPDDPMDCLYVARKR, from the coding sequence ATGAGCACACCCACCATCGACGAGAGCAGGGTCGAGGAGTTCGCCGGCCGCCTGTTCGACACCTACACCCAGTCGCTGCTCACCTTCATGATCGACATCGGCCACCGGACCGGCCTGTTCGACGCCGCCGCGAACGGCCCCGCGACCAGCGCCGAACTCGCCGCCCGCGCGGGTCTGCGGGAGCGGTACGTGCGCGAGTGGCTCGGCGCGCTGACCACCGGGGGCGTGTTCGAGTACGACCCGGGCACCGGCGCCTACACCCTGCCCGCCGAACACGCGCTCTGCCTGTCGGGCGACGGTTCGGCCAACCTCGCGCCGATGAGCCTCATCAGCGCGTTGCTCGGCACCCACCTCGACGAGCTGATCACCGCGTTCCGCGAAGGCGGCGGCGTCTCCTACGACCGGTTCCGACCGCGGTTCACCTCGGTCATGGACGCCATGAGCCGCGGGTTCTTCGACGGGCAGCTGATCGACGGCGTGCTGCCGCTGACCGGCGACCTGCCGCGGCGGCTGGCGGCGGGCATCCGGGTCGCCGATATCGGCTGCGGCACCGGACACGCGGCGAACCTGCTCGCGGCCGCCTACCCCGCCTCGGAGTTCGTCGGCTACGACCTCGGCGCCGACGCGATCGACGCGGCCCGGGCGGAGGCGGCCAGGCTGGGCCTGACCAACGTCCGCTTCGAAGTCCAGGACGTCGCCGCGCTGCCGTCGGACCCGCCGTTCGACGCCGTGTTCGCCTTCGACGCCATCCACGACCAAGCCGACCCGGCGGGTGTCCTGCGCGCCATCCACACGGCGTTGGCACCTGACGGCGTGTTCGTCATGTTCGACATCAACGCGTCGAGCAACCTCGAGGACAACGTCGGAAACCCAATCGCCCCACTGATCTACTCGGTCAGCGTGCTGCACTGCATGACCGTGTCCCTGGCCGTCGGCGGAGCCGGGCTCGGCACCGCGTGGGGCAGGCAGCTGGCCGGCCGCATGCTCGACGACGCGGGCTTCGACCTCGTCTCGGTCGACGACGTGCCCGACGACCCGATGGACTGCCTCTACGTCGCCCGCAAGCGGTGA
- a CDS encoding LuxR C-terminal-related transcriptional regulator, which produces MTDPLVDARAAHRRGEWSAARALFLAAGELGPADLHTLSDVEWWLGHVREARVAAEAAAVGLERVGAMRQAAMAAIDLAGMHFLRGEETLGSTWLSQAHRLLRDHPDSVERVYLDYLEQVEPAQARWESAAVIDAATRLRERARVHGDPNLPAMTTMAEGRAMVRQGQVAAGFALVEDSMAAALARGLKPEWIGYLYCNLVGACHELVDLARMRVWTEALSAWCSTLPDEAVFSGICQVHQAQLRQVRGDWAGSETDAARAGADLRELSVAGAAEAHYVVAEARRLRGDLTGAEQAYLAAHDFGRDPQPGMALLRLAQGRPDVALRSIQSALIAEDRGLLRRVRLCAAAVEIAVAAAAIDVARKAADELDEAARDYDSSGLRAMAWHAQGAVRLAEGNPEEALPVLRRACAQWRELGAAYDCARVRLLLAQAYDALGDRDASERERAAAKTVLTRLGASVASPNPDGLTTRELDVLALVAAGKSNREVAAELVLSDKTVARHLANIYLKLNLSSRTAAAGYAFDHGLVARTDA; this is translated from the coding sequence ATGACCGACCCGCTCGTCGACGCGCGCGCCGCGCACCGGCGTGGTGAGTGGTCCGCGGCCAGGGCCTTGTTCCTGGCGGCAGGCGAACTCGGCCCCGCCGATCTGCACACGCTCAGCGATGTCGAGTGGTGGCTGGGCCACGTGCGGGAGGCGCGGGTCGCGGCGGAGGCGGCCGCGGTCGGGCTGGAGCGGGTCGGTGCCATGAGACAGGCGGCGATGGCCGCGATCGACCTGGCGGGAATGCACTTCCTGCGCGGGGAGGAGACGCTCGGCTCCACGTGGCTCAGCCAGGCCCATCGGCTGCTGCGCGACCACCCGGACAGCGTGGAGCGCGTCTATCTCGACTACCTGGAGCAGGTCGAACCCGCCCAGGCCCGCTGGGAGTCCGCCGCGGTCATCGACGCCGCCACGCGCCTGCGCGAGCGGGCCCGGGTCCACGGCGACCCCAACCTGCCGGCGATGACGACGATGGCCGAGGGGCGTGCCATGGTCCGGCAGGGCCAGGTGGCCGCGGGGTTCGCACTCGTCGAGGACTCGATGGCGGCCGCGCTCGCCCGCGGACTCAAGCCGGAGTGGATCGGCTACCTCTACTGCAACCTGGTCGGCGCCTGCCATGAACTCGTCGACCTGGCCCGCATGCGCGTGTGGACCGAAGCGCTGAGCGCCTGGTGCTCGACCCTGCCCGACGAGGCGGTGTTCAGCGGGATCTGCCAGGTGCACCAGGCCCAGCTCCGCCAGGTGCGGGGCGACTGGGCGGGATCGGAGACCGACGCCGCGCGCGCGGGCGCCGACCTGCGCGAGCTGTCCGTGGCCGGCGCCGCCGAGGCGCACTACGTGGTGGCCGAGGCGCGACGGCTGCGCGGCGATCTCACCGGTGCCGAACAGGCTTACCTTGCCGCGCACGACTTCGGGCGTGATCCGCAGCCGGGGATGGCGCTGCTCCGGCTCGCCCAGGGCCGCCCGGACGTCGCGCTCCGCTCCATCCAGTCCGCGCTCATCGCCGAGGACCGCGGACTCCTGCGGCGGGTCCGGCTGTGTGCGGCGGCGGTGGAGATCGCCGTGGCCGCCGCCGCCATCGACGTCGCGCGCAAGGCGGCCGACGAACTCGACGAGGCCGCCCGCGACTACGACAGCTCTGGTCTGCGGGCGATGGCGTGGCACGCGCAGGGCGCGGTGCGGCTCGCCGAGGGCAACCCGGAGGAGGCGCTGCCGGTGCTGCGCCGCGCCTGCGCACAGTGGCGCGAACTGGGCGCGGCCTACGACTGCGCCCGGGTCCGGCTGCTGCTCGCCCAGGCGTATGACGCTCTCGGCGACCGCGACGCGAGTGAGCGTGAACGGGCCGCGGCCAAGACGGTGCTGACCCGGCTCGGAGCCTCGGTCGCGTCGCCGAACCCGGACGGGCTGACCACCCGCGAGCTGGATGTGCTCGCCCTCGTCGCGGCGGGCAAGTCCAACCGCGAAGTCGCCGCCGAGCTGGTGCTCAGCGACAAGACCGTGGCCCGGCACCTGGCCAACATCTATCTCAAGCTGAACCTGTCCTCCCGAACCGCCGCCGCGGGCTACGCGTTCGACCATGGGCTGGTCGCCCGCACCGATGCGTAG
- a CDS encoding ATP-binding protein, whose amino-acid sequence MTRLDQPRLPVDVTSFVGRGAELADIRRLLGASRLVTLTGPGGVGKTRLALRVAEQVGRTFGGRVWLVELAELRDPALLAHTVAAQLDLADHAQGDIADALLEHLADAHVLLVLDNCEHLVDAVAKLVDRITRAAPRVHVLATSRESLGVVGEAGFVVPPLPVPDPEAVTSAAEVLRYDGTSLLIDRARAVRSDFHVDDHNYAAVAALCRWLDGIPLAIELAAVRLRSLSAEEIVDRLGDRFRLLTLGRRFGPARHQTLQATVEWSHALCTPAEQTMWAKAALFPGGLELDAVEAVVVGDDLPGSAVIDVLDSLVDKSILSTEGGEHTRYVMLESLRDFGLRQLDAEESATLRRRHRDFYADLVATLRLAYLDGSGDVAMARILRERGNLRAALEFCATEPGEARAGMRMAAGLLAYWSAKAAAEGARWLDRLLAADPTPSRERAQALCDRAWLPVLRPGQSASGFLDEAEQVVEELKLHSGLESILIQRSRAAACLYEGRPAAAAEILARVLTWFETWEPSSEWDRAYRPYALLSCRIVLALAHSATGEPRQAEALLREALPVAAEHGHTSQRAVGLWNLGMLRLEAGETAEAAELARECLRLARDIDDQTCVADGLRLLCSIAAAEGDATHAALLWGATAEADQANAAMIISGWESDVYARHRALAHDAIGEESFDAAYRLGAGLTTAEAIAVALDERPARAQRLAKLERTLTRRQNQVADLIAEGKSNREIADALTISVRTAESHVDHILSALGFSTRAQIATWVASGRGEPPPP is encoded by the coding sequence GTGACACGTCTTGACCAGCCGCGCCTGCCCGTCGACGTGACCAGCTTCGTGGGCCGCGGGGCGGAGCTGGCGGACATCCGTCGGCTGCTGGGCGCTTCGCGGCTGGTCACGCTGACCGGGCCCGGTGGCGTGGGCAAGACCCGGTTGGCGCTGCGGGTGGCCGAGCAGGTGGGGCGGACGTTCGGCGGGCGGGTCTGGCTGGTGGAGCTGGCGGAGCTGCGGGACCCGGCGCTGCTCGCGCACACCGTCGCCGCCCAGCTCGACCTGGCCGACCACGCCCAGGGGGACATCGCGGACGCGCTGCTGGAGCACCTGGCCGACGCCCATGTCCTGCTGGTGCTGGACAACTGCGAGCACCTGGTCGACGCGGTGGCCAAACTGGTCGACCGGATCACGCGGGCCGCGCCGCGGGTGCACGTCCTGGCGACCAGCCGGGAATCCCTGGGCGTTGTCGGTGAGGCTGGGTTCGTCGTGCCGCCGCTGCCGGTGCCGGACCCGGAGGCGGTGACCTCCGCCGCCGAGGTTCTGCGCTACGACGGGACCAGTCTGCTGATCGACCGGGCGCGGGCGGTCCGGTCCGACTTCCACGTCGACGACCACAACTACGCTGCTGTCGCCGCGCTGTGCCGATGGCTCGACGGCATCCCGCTGGCGATCGAACTCGCGGCGGTTCGGCTGCGGTCGCTGTCGGCCGAGGAGATCGTCGATCGGCTGGGTGACCGGTTCCGGCTGCTGACCCTGGGCCGCCGCTTCGGCCCGGCCCGCCACCAGACGCTGCAGGCGACCGTCGAGTGGAGCCACGCCCTGTGCACCCCGGCCGAGCAGACGATGTGGGCGAAGGCGGCCTTGTTCCCCGGCGGGTTGGAACTCGACGCGGTGGAAGCGGTGGTGGTCGGCGACGACCTTCCCGGTTCCGCGGTGATCGATGTGCTGGATTCGTTGGTGGACAAGTCGATCCTGAGCACGGAGGGCGGCGAGCACACCCGGTACGTCATGTTGGAGAGCCTGCGGGACTTCGGTCTGCGGCAGTTGGACGCCGAGGAGTCGGCGACCCTGCGGCGTCGGCACCGGGACTTCTACGCCGACCTGGTGGCGACCCTGCGGCTGGCGTACCTCGACGGCTCGGGCGACGTCGCGATGGCGCGGATCCTGCGCGAACGCGGCAATCTGCGCGCGGCACTGGAGTTCTGCGCGACCGAGCCCGGCGAGGCCCGGGCGGGCATGCGCATGGCCGCGGGCCTGCTCGCCTACTGGTCGGCGAAAGCGGCCGCCGAGGGTGCCCGGTGGCTCGACCGGCTGCTCGCCGCCGACCCCACCCCGAGCCGGGAGCGGGCCCAGGCGCTGTGCGACCGCGCGTGGCTGCCGGTCCTGCGGCCGGGGCAGTCCGCGAGCGGGTTCCTCGACGAGGCCGAACAGGTCGTCGAGGAACTCAAGCTCCACTCCGGACTCGAGTCGATCCTCATCCAGCGTTCCCGGGCCGCGGCGTGCCTCTACGAAGGCAGGCCCGCGGCGGCGGCGGAGATCCTGGCCCGGGTGCTGACCTGGTTCGAGACCTGGGAGCCCAGCTCGGAATGGGACCGGGCGTACCGGCCCTACGCGCTGCTGAGCTGCCGAATCGTCCTCGCCCTGGCCCACAGTGCCACCGGGGAGCCGCGCCAAGCCGAGGCGTTGCTGCGCGAGGCCCTCCCGGTGGCGGCCGAACACGGGCACACCTCGCAGCGGGCCGTCGGGCTGTGGAACCTGGGGATGTTGCGGCTGGAGGCTGGTGAGACGGCCGAAGCGGCCGAGCTGGCCAGGGAGTGCCTGCGGCTCGCCCGGGACATCGACGACCAGACATGCGTCGCCGACGGACTGCGGCTGCTGTGTTCGATCGCCGCGGCCGAAGGCGACGCCACCCATGCCGCCCTGCTCTGGGGCGCCACCGCCGAGGCCGACCAAGCCAACGCCGCCATGATCATCAGCGGCTGGGAGTCCGACGTCTACGCCCGCCACCGCGCCTTGGCCCACGACGCGATCGGCGAGGAGTCCTTCGACGCCGCGTACCGGCTCGGCGCAGGCCTCACCACCGCCGAAGCCATCGCGGTCGCCCTCGACGAGAGACCGGCGCGCGCCCAGCGGCTGGCGAAGCTGGAACGGACCCTCACCCGACGGCAGAACCAGGTCGCCGACCTCATCGCCGAGGGCAAGAGCAACCGCGAGATCGCCGACGCGCTGACCATCTCCGTCCGCACGGCCGAATCGCACGTCGACCACATCCTGTCCGCCCTCGGCTTCAGCACCCGCGCCCAGATCGCGACCTGGGTCGCGAGCGGCCGCGGCGAGCCCCCGCCGCCCTGA